The candidate division KSB1 bacterium genome has a segment encoding these proteins:
- a CDS encoding T9SS type A sorting domain-containing protein, with protein sequence MPLSLFFLVGLVTNPQIGHVAETTLPKPPATQYRLPPSAKGPGIQLKLPAASARSSPGISDSIRVLAIRVEFQPDNVSTTTGNGTFDLSTPQSTVIDPPPHDRPYFEAQLLALSNYFRSASGGKLVIVGEVYPVERTSAYRLPHPMVYYHPPEASSDPSLRDRRLAELLRDAVALADADSSVHFEGRDCVIVFHAGVGQDFAFDFDPTPNDIPSAFLDSTTLASALAEGQPWSGIPVEGGSQFVKEGILLPETQSQEGYQIGLLGTACLLFGSWLGLPALWNTDDGSPGIGMWGLMDQGSGNGSGLLPAYPCAWSRVFLGWCEPIVIDRGDHLPVAAWKARDPHKIYKIPINDHEYFLIENRQRDVNRDGIALGRDVHGNRVELKFDSNGRLQILHEGTLGVITQVDEYDFGLPGSGILIWHIDEEVLRRHLASNRVNADPNHRAVDLEEADGAQDIGQSYGLLSPGSGSQSGVPEDAFWSGNQIHKLVNNSAEVAFTPYTEPNSHSYSGAASQVFVTNFSDLDSVMFFSVRREGLKQGFPVHAGAELEAPPLVADLDDDGADEIVAATRDGRLCCWRGDGRPFLPTDQKIGVVGVGHDTTWYPDATFFRSNATERPLNPVLGRNAYGPLLFWGVGRRMWALVPQADGPSNQAVLLPDSVDLPQGHPLRSWVRADGTALTLYPRRGFLRFVELAPDLSPLVLEAAGPESLFDAVFVSAQGCFVVDGNGKLCAYDADLQLRWSARLADGPAHLGAGDLEGDGIPELVALSARGVVDVWTAEGVRAPGFPSGPFGPCSGWPVLGDIDGLGGFEIAFVTEDGHAYVLDRGGLPLRGWPVPLRWPGTGTTGGGVARSVTPVLVDLDGDGAADLLAPDGEGRLHALRSDGRSLPGFPLATSTAVAGIAVGDTDGDGLAELVVAGSEGLIYSWDTSAPTTAASWPHPLADAYATGVARGGANPPRPPSGAGTLLVAGSAHCYPNPTGGQQAHLRFTLKKGAEVKVEIFDLAGRKVAEVKGQGRGGLENELLWNTKDVAPGVYFARLTAKAQGASESAIVKIAVTP encoded by the coding sequence GTAGCTGAGACGACGCTCCCCAAGCCCCCTGCCACCCAGTACCGCCTCCCCCCGTCGGCGAAGGGGCCGGGAATCCAGCTCAAACTCCCCGCTGCGTCCGCGCGTAGTAGCCCGGGGATCTCCGACTCGATTCGGGTGCTGGCGATCCGGGTGGAGTTCCAGCCCGACAACGTTTCGACCACAACCGGCAACGGTACGTTCGATCTCTCCACTCCCCAGTCCACGGTAATAGACCCCCCGCCACACGATCGTCCGTACTTCGAGGCGCAGCTTCTGGCCCTTTCAAACTACTTTCGCTCGGCATCGGGCGGTAAGTTGGTCATTGTGGGGGAAGTCTATCCCGTCGAGCGGACATCCGCCTACCGACTCCCTCATCCCATGGTCTATTACCATCCCCCGGAGGCAAGCTCGGATCCTTCACTCCGTGACCGCCGTCTGGCTGAGCTTCTGCGCGACGCCGTGGCTCTGGCCGACGCCGATTCCAGCGTCCATTTCGAGGGCAGGGATTGCGTCATCGTCTTCCATGCCGGGGTCGGGCAGGATTTCGCGTTCGACTTCGATCCGACCCCCAACGACATCCCCTCGGCGTTTCTGGACTCGACAACGCTCGCCTCCGCACTGGCCGAAGGCCAGCCGTGGTCCGGCATTCCGGTAGAAGGCGGAAGCCAGTTCGTGAAGGAAGGCATCCTCCTCCCGGAAACCCAGAGCCAGGAGGGATATCAGATCGGCCTCCTCGGTACTGCCTGCCTCCTCTTCGGAAGCTGGCTAGGGCTTCCGGCCTTGTGGAACACAGACGACGGCTCTCCCGGCATTGGCATGTGGGGACTTATGGACCAGGGGTCGGGGAACGGATCGGGCCTGCTTCCGGCTTACCCTTGTGCCTGGAGCCGCGTGTTCTTGGGGTGGTGCGAACCCATCGTAATCGACAGAGGCGACCACTTACCGGTTGCCGCGTGGAAAGCACGGGACCCGCACAAGATCTACAAGATCCCAATCAATGACCACGAGTATTTCCTCATCGAGAATCGCCAGCGCGATGTGAACCGGGACGGGATCGCCCTGGGCCGCGACGTCCATGGCAATCGGGTGGAGCTCAAGTTCGATTCCAACGGCCGGCTCCAGATCCTGCACGAAGGCACCCTCGGCGTGATCACGCAGGTGGACGAGTACGATTTCGGGCTTCCCGGCAGTGGCATCCTGATCTGGCACATCGACGAGGAGGTGCTCCGCCGCCATCTCGCCTCCAATCGCGTGAACGCAGACCCCAACCACCGGGCCGTCGACTTAGAGGAGGCCGATGGAGCTCAGGACATCGGCCAATCCTACGGCCTCCTCTCCCCTGGGTCGGGCTCCCAGAGCGGGGTTCCGGAGGACGCCTTCTGGTCCGGGAACCAAATCCACAAGCTGGTTAACAATTCCGCAGAAGTGGCTTTCACTCCCTACACAGAGCCCAACTCTCACAGCTATTCGGGGGCCGCTTCGCAGGTCTTTGTAACAAACTTCTCGGACCTCGATTCCGTCATGTTTTTCTCCGTACGACGAGAAGGGCTGAAGCAGGGCTTTCCCGTTCACGCGGGCGCCGAGCTTGAAGCCCCTCCGCTGGTGGCAGACCTTGACGACGATGGGGCCGACGAAATTGTGGCCGCCACACGCGACGGCCGACTGTGCTGCTGGCGTGGGGACGGCCGCCCCTTCCTCCCTACCGATCAGAAGATCGGCGTGGTCGGCGTCGGTCACGATACCACCTGGTACCCGGATGCGACCTTTTTCCGGAGCAACGCTACGGAGCGGCCGTTGAACCCTGTCCTCGGCCGTAATGCTTACGGTCCGCTCCTCTTCTGGGGAGTCGGCCGACGGATGTGGGCGCTGGTGCCGCAGGCAGATGGTCCCTCCAACCAGGCGGTACTCTTGCCCGATTCTGTGGACCTGCCCCAAGGCCATCCCCTGCGCTCCTGGGTCCGGGCCGACGGAACGGCGCTCACCCTTTACCCCAGGCGCGGGTTCCTGAGGTTTGTCGAACTGGCTCCTGATCTCTCGCCCCTGGTTTTGGAAGCGGCAGGGCCCGAGAGCCTTTTCGACGCGGTTTTCGTATCGGCGCAGGGCTGCTTCGTCGTGGACGGCAACGGCAAGCTTTGCGCCTACGATGCGGATCTCCAGTTGCGGTGGTCCGCCCGCCTGGCCGACGGCCCAGCCCACCTCGGCGCGGGCGACCTTGAAGGCGACGGGATCCCCGAACTTGTCGCCCTGTCCGCGCGCGGCGTGGTGGACGTCTGGACGGCCGAAGGCGTTCGCGCCCCAGGTTTTCCCTCGGGCCCGTTCGGCCCCTGTTCCGGCTGGCCTGTTCTGGGCGACATAGACGGGCTGGGTGGGTTCGAGATCGCATTCGTCACCGAAGACGGACACGCCTACGTCCTGGACCGCGGCGGCCTTCCGCTGCGGGGCTGGCCTGTTCCCCTCCGCTGGCCAGGAACAGGTACGACCGGCGGGGGTGTCGCGCGGTCGGTAACGCCGGTCCTCGTGGACCTGGACGGAGACGGAGCTGCCGACCTGCTGGCGCCGGACGGGGAGGGCCGCCTCCACGCCCTCCGCTCGGACGGACGATCGCTGCCGGGCTTCCCGCTGGCCACATCCACGGCGGTGGCGGGTATCGCGGTGGGCGACACCGACGGCGACGGACTCGCGGAGCTCGTGGTGGCTGGGTCGGAAGGACTTATTTACTCCTGGGATACCAGCGCGCCGACCACGGCTGCAAGCTGGCCCCACCCTCTTGCGGATGCCTATGCTACTGGCGTCGCCCGAGGAGGAGCCAACCCGCCACGCCCTCCCTCCGGGGCCGGAACCCTTTTGGTGGCCGGAAGCGCCCACTGCTACCCGAACCCCACTGGGGGGCAGCAAGCACACCTGCGCTTCACCCTCAAGAAAGGGGCTGAGGTCAAGGTGGAAATCTTTGACCTCGCCGGCCGTAAGGTGGCCGAGGTGAAGGGGCAGGGACGGGGTGGACTCGAGAATGAGTTGTTGTGGAACACCAAGGATGTGGCTCCTGGTGTGTACTTCGCCAGGCTCACTGCGAAAGCCCAGGGAGCGAGCGAGTCCGCCATTGTGAAGATCGCCGTCACTCCCTGA